The Bacillus tuaregi genome has a segment encoding these proteins:
- a CDS encoding aspartyl-phosphate phosphatase Spo0E family protein — MMIVDIVQLEKKISKLKVKLTQIVKETGLNSHETLRCSQKLDHYITLYQKYRKRNGSMLYPREYN, encoded by the coding sequence ATGATGATTGTTGATATTGTACAGCTAGAGAAGAAGATTAGTAAATTAAAAGTGAAATTAACCCAAATTGTGAAAGAAACGGGTTTAAACAGTCATGAAACACTACGCTGTAGCCAAAAGCTAGACCATTACATCACACTCTATCAAAAATATAGGAAAAGGAATGGTTCGATGCTTTATCCAAGAGAATATAATTGA